In Mycolicibacterium mucogenicum DSM 44124, the following are encoded in one genomic region:
- the mutM gene encoding bifunctional DNA-formamidopyrimidine glycosylase/DNA-(apurinic or apyrimidinic site) lyase, with amino-acid sequence MPELPEVEVVRRGLESHVVAKGFTTVRVLHPRAVRRHDNGPADLAGRLAGRRITGTGRRGKYLWLTLDGDEALVVHLGMSGQMLIGPPARPSHLRIAAVLDDGTELSFVDQRTFGGWQVCDLVEVDGSVVPVPVAHIARDPLDPAFDPDAVVNILRRKDSEIKRQLLDQTVVSGVGNIYADESLWRAQVNGFRPASALARRRLGELLVHAADVMNSALAQGGTSFDSLYVNVNGESGYFDRSLDAYGQEGEPCRRCGTAIRREKFMNRSSYYCPKCQPRPRIPRPI; translated from the coding sequence ATGCCTGAGCTTCCAGAGGTCGAGGTCGTCCGCCGCGGCCTCGAATCACATGTCGTGGCAAAAGGTTTCACCACGGTACGGGTGCTGCACCCGCGCGCCGTGCGACGGCACGACAACGGTCCCGCTGATCTGGCCGGCCGGCTGGCCGGACGCCGGATCACCGGGACGGGCCGCCGCGGCAAGTACCTGTGGCTGACCCTCGACGGTGACGAGGCGCTCGTGGTGCACCTTGGCATGAGTGGCCAGATGCTGATCGGGCCGCCGGCCCGGCCGTCGCACCTGCGCATCGCGGCCGTGCTCGACGACGGCACCGAACTGAGTTTCGTCGACCAACGGACTTTCGGTGGTTGGCAGGTGTGCGACCTGGTCGAGGTCGACGGCAGCGTCGTGCCGGTGCCGGTGGCGCACATCGCCCGTGATCCGCTGGATCCCGCATTTGATCCTGATGCCGTGGTGAATATCTTGCGGCGCAAGGACTCCGAGATCAAGCGTCAGCTGCTGGACCAGACCGTCGTGTCCGGTGTCGGCAACATCTATGCCGACGAATCGCTGTGGCGGGCGCAGGTCAACGGGTTTCGCCCGGCCTCGGCGCTGGCTCGCCGCCGGCTGGGGGAGCTCCTCGTGCACGCGGCCGACGTGATGAATTCGGCTCTGGCACAAGGCGGCACGTCATTCGACTCGCTGTACGTCAACGTCAACGGCGAGTCCGGGTACTTCGACCGGTCGCTGGACGCCTATGGCCAAGAAGGGGAGCCGTGCCGCCGCTGTGGCACGGCGATCCGGCGGGAGAAGTTCATGAACCGCTCGTCGTACTACTGTCCGAAATGCCAACCGCGGCCACGCATTCCGCGACCGATCTGA
- the rnc gene encoding ribonuclease III: MTVDRAPLLAALGVQLPDDLLTVALTHRSYAYENGGLPTNERLEFLGDAVLGLVITAEIFRRYPDRSEGELAKLKSAVVNTQALAEIARSLTPDGLGSYLLLGRGEMASGGAQKANLLADGLESLLGATYVEHGHEVAQTVVMGLFSAALDTAASLGAGLDWKTSLQELSAARRIGVPSYVVTSTGPEHDKEFTARAVVGGIDYGEGTGRTKKEAEQHAAAAAYQALEASPAVDPDAVSNA, encoded by the coding sequence GTGACGGTAGATCGTGCGCCGCTGCTGGCGGCGCTGGGCGTGCAGTTGCCCGATGATCTGCTGACCGTGGCGCTGACCCACCGCAGCTACGCGTACGAGAACGGCGGCCTGCCGACCAACGAACGGCTGGAGTTCCTGGGCGACGCCGTGCTCGGATTGGTGATCACGGCCGAGATTTTCCGCCGCTACCCGGACCGGAGTGAAGGCGAGCTGGCCAAGCTCAAGTCCGCGGTGGTGAACACCCAGGCGCTGGCCGAGATCGCGCGCAGCCTCACCCCCGACGGGCTGGGTAGCTACCTGCTGCTGGGCCGCGGCGAGATGGCCAGCGGCGGTGCCCAGAAGGCGAACCTGCTGGCCGACGGACTCGAATCACTGCTCGGTGCAACGTATGTCGAGCACGGCCATGAGGTGGCCCAAACCGTGGTGATGGGGCTGTTCAGCGCCGCGCTCGATACCGCGGCGAGTCTCGGTGCGGGTCTGGACTGGAAAACCAGCCTGCAGGAGCTGTCCGCGGCCCGCCGGATCGGCGTCCCCTCGTACGTCGTGACGTCCACCGGTCCGGAGCACGACAAGGAGTTCACCGCACGGGCGGTGGTGGGCGGCATCGACTACGGCGAAGGCACCGGGCGCACCAAGAAGGAAGCCGAACAGCACGCCGCCGCGGCGGCGTACCAGGCGCTGGAGGCCAGCCCCGCGGTCGATCCCGACGCCGTCAGCAATGCCTGA
- the sepIVA gene encoding cell division protein SepIVA, with protein MYRVFEALDELGAIVEEARGVPMTAGCMVPRGDVLELLDDIKDAIPGELDDAQDVLDARDGMLREAKQHADSMVSSATAEADSLVNHARAEADRLLADAKAQADRMVSEARAHSERMVVEAREEANRIASTAKREYEASTNRAKAEVDRLLESGNLSYEKAVQEGIKEQQRLVSETEVVQTAHAEATRMIDSAHAEADRLRGECDIYVDTKLAEFEEHLQGTLRSVSRGRHQLRTAAGTHDYAQR; from the coding sequence GTGTACCGAGTATTTGAGGCGCTGGACGAGCTCGGCGCGATCGTGGAAGAGGCACGCGGAGTGCCGATGACCGCGGGCTGCATGGTGCCGCGGGGCGATGTTCTGGAACTTCTCGACGACATCAAGGACGCGATCCCCGGCGAGCTGGACGACGCCCAGGACGTCCTGGACGCCCGCGACGGGATGCTGCGCGAGGCCAAGCAGCACGCCGACTCGATGGTGTCGTCGGCCACGGCCGAGGCGGATTCGCTGGTCAACCACGCCCGTGCCGAGGCGGACCGGCTGCTGGCCGACGCGAAGGCGCAGGCCGACCGCATGGTCTCCGAGGCGCGCGCACACAGCGAGCGCATGGTCGTCGAGGCCCGCGAAGAGGCCAACCGGATCGCCAGCACCGCCAAGCGTGAGTACGAGGCCAGCACCAACCGGGCCAAGGCCGAGGTCGACCGGCTGCTGGAGAGCGGCAATCTGTCCTACGAGAAGGCCGTGCAGGAGGGCATCAAGGAGCAGCAGCGCCTGGTGTCCGAGACCGAGGTCGTTCAGACCGCGCACGCCGAGGCCACCCGCATGATCGACTCCGCGCACGCCGAGGCCGACCGACTGCGCGGCGAGTGCGACATCTACGTCGACACCAAGCTCGCCGAGTTCGAGGAGCACCTCCAGGGCACGCTGCGCTCGGTCAGCCGGGGCCGGCACCAGCTGCGTACCGCTGCCGGCACGCACGACTACGCCCAGCGCTGA
- the ftsY gene encoding signal recognition particle-docking protein FtsY — protein sequence MSEGLWIAIAIIAVLVVTALVVGFVRYRRSRISLSAPEETPKLDRSGGYTASSGITFSSSDTAEKLPTVGDDAEIPRDSRKRTIADVQLPEPAVEAPEVVAEPDVVAEAPDLVAEPEVVAEPEPTIEPEPEPEAAPEPEPEVAPRDEIAPTAGRLERLRGRLAKSQTTLGRSMLGLLGGGDLDEDSWESIEDTLLIADLGPVATESIVTALRSRMAEANVRTEADVRAVVREVLIKELRTDLDRSIKALPHADKPSVLLVVGVNGAGKTTTVGKLARVLVADGRRVVLGAADTFRAAAADQLQSWGARVGADIVRGPEGADPASVAFDAVDKGIAAGADVVVVDTAGRLHTKTGLMDELGKVKRVVEKRAKVDEVLLVLDATIGQNSLPQARVFAEVVDITGVVLTKLDGTAKGGIVFRVQQELGVPVKLVGLGEGPDDLAPFEPAAFVDALLG from the coding sequence GTGTCGGAAGGTCTCTGGATCGCGATAGCGATCATTGCTGTTCTCGTTGTCACCGCGCTGGTGGTCGGATTCGTCCGCTACCGGCGCAGCAGGATTTCGCTGTCCGCGCCGGAGGAGACTCCGAAGCTGGACCGGTCCGGCGGCTACACGGCGTCGTCAGGCATCACGTTCAGTAGTTCGGACACCGCGGAGAAGCTGCCGACCGTCGGCGACGACGCCGAGATTCCGCGAGACTCGCGCAAGCGCACCATCGCCGATGTCCAGCTGCCCGAGCCTGCGGTCGAGGCGCCGGAGGTCGTGGCCGAGCCGGACGTGGTCGCCGAGGCGCCCGACCTGGTTGCCGAGCCGGAAGTGGTCGCCGAGCCCGAGCCGACGATCGAACCCGAACCCGAACCCGAGGCAGCTCCCGAGCCGGAGCCCGAGGTCGCCCCGCGCGACGAGATCGCACCGACCGCGGGCCGGCTGGAGCGCCTGCGCGGCCGCCTGGCCAAGTCGCAGACCACGCTGGGCCGCAGCATGCTGGGCCTGCTCGGTGGCGGCGACCTCGACGAGGACTCGTGGGAGTCCATCGAGGACACCCTGCTGATCGCCGACCTGGGGCCCGTCGCCACCGAATCGATCGTCACCGCGCTGCGCAGCCGCATGGCCGAGGCCAATGTGCGCACCGAGGCCGACGTCCGTGCGGTGGTGCGTGAGGTGCTGATCAAGGAACTGCGAACCGATCTGGACCGGTCCATCAAGGCGCTGCCGCACGCCGACAAGCCGTCGGTGCTGCTGGTCGTCGGCGTCAACGGAGCCGGTAAGACGACCACCGTCGGCAAGCTGGCCCGCGTGCTGGTCGCGGACGGCCGCCGCGTCGTGCTCGGCGCGGCCGACACCTTCCGCGCCGCCGCGGCCGACCAGCTGCAGAGCTGGGGCGCCCGCGTCGGCGCCGACATCGTGCGCGGCCCCGAGGGCGCGGACCCGGCCTCCGTCGCCTTCGACGCCGTCGACAAGGGCATCGCAGCGGGCGCTGACGTCGTCGTGGTGGACACGGCAGGCCGGCTGCACACCAAGACCGGTCTGATGGACGAGCTGGGCAAGGTGAAGCGCGTCGTCGAGAAGCGCGCCAAGGTCGACGAGGTGCTGCTGGTGCTCGACGCCACGATCGGCCAGAACAGCCTGCCGCAGGCCCGGGTCTTCGCCGAGGTGGTCGACATCACCGGCGTGGTGCTGACCAAGCTTGACGGCACCGCGAAGGGCGGCATCGTGTTCCGGGTGCAGCAGGAGCTCGGCGTGCCGGTCAAGCTCGTCGGTCTCGGCGAGGGGCCCGACGACCTGGCGCCGTTCGAGCCCGCAGCCTTCGTCGACGCCCTCCTGGGGTAG
- the smc gene encoding chromosome segregation protein SMC — MHLKSLTLKGFKSFASPTTLRFEPGITCVVGPNGSGKSNVVDALTWVMGEQGAKTLRGGKMEDVIFAGTSSRAPLGRAEVTLTIDNSDNALPIEYSEVSITRRVFRDGASEYEINGSSCRLMDVQELLSDSGIGREMHVIVGQGKLSEILESRPEDRRAFIEEAAGVLKHRRRKEKAVRKLDAMQANLARLTDLTTELRRQLKPLGRQAEMARRAQTIQADLRDARLRLAADDLVTRQAEFDDTNQTETALRREHGEVAERLEAASAELAGHEAAVSGLSGRAEAAQQTWFRLSALAERVSATVRIATERTNLLDADPEVSTGPDPDALDAEADAVAEHEEQLLAELAESRTRLEAARGALAECERAAADAERAQMAAARAEADRREGLARLSGQVDTMRTRIESIDEGAVRLTGSIEEAAARVEHAKAEFELVQSKVGELDAGEYGLDEHHDRTINAMLQADGRVDELQAAERAAEKQVASLRARIDALSVTLDLKDGSAWLQENHDGAGLFGSVAELVRVQPGHETAIAAVLGAAADALAAESFDAARAAVDALKKGDGGRAAIVLGDWPGETASPRGDLPSGALSALDLVEVPSRLAGAMHAMLGRVVVVDDLPAALELVAARPELRAVTADGDLVGAGWVSGGSDRKPSALEITAEIDKARAALVEADRQTGEYGAALSGALAEQKARRDAVEHALAALHESDAAISAIYEQLARLGHEARTAEAEWQQLIRQRDELEAGRSRTLAELAELEDRFHNAQQEPMFDVEFVDRSEATAAAEEARAIEVEARLAVRTAEERANAVRGRADSLRRAAAAEREARVRAARAREARENAAKVAAAVADSGRLVAEKLAATVTLAARRRDALATERAQRSEGLTRVRAEVSELSARAAALTEALHRDEVAKAQAALRIEQLEQQALEQFGMAVADLVAEYGPDVPLPPTELEMAEYEQAKERGEQVSAPTPMAFDRPTQERRAKKAEKELAELGRVNPLALEEFAALEERYNFLSTQLEDVKGARKDLMDVIADVDERILRVFTEAYADVEAEFSQVFQTLFPGGEGRLLLTNPSDMLTTGIEVEARPPGKKVKRLSLLSGGEKSLTAVAMLVAIFRARPSPFYVMDEVEAALDDVNLRRLISLFEQLREKSQLIVITHQKPTMEVADALYGVTMQGDGITQVISQRMRGQELVSSQS, encoded by the coding sequence ATGCATCTGAAGAGTCTGACGCTGAAGGGCTTCAAGTCCTTCGCGTCGCCGACGACTCTTCGCTTCGAACCCGGCATCACCTGCGTGGTGGGGCCGAACGGTTCGGGCAAATCGAACGTCGTCGACGCCCTGACCTGGGTGATGGGCGAACAGGGCGCCAAGACCCTGCGCGGCGGCAAGATGGAAGACGTCATCTTTGCCGGCACGTCGTCGCGAGCGCCGCTGGGCCGGGCCGAGGTGACCCTGACCATCGACAACTCGGACAACGCCCTGCCTATCGAGTACTCCGAGGTTTCGATCACGCGGCGCGTATTCCGCGACGGCGCGAGCGAGTACGAGATCAACGGCAGCAGTTGCCGGCTCATGGACGTCCAGGAACTGCTGTCGGACTCCGGTATCGGCCGCGAGATGCACGTCATCGTCGGCCAGGGCAAGCTCTCGGAAATCCTGGAATCGCGCCCCGAGGACCGGCGCGCCTTCATCGAGGAGGCCGCCGGTGTGCTCAAGCACCGCCGGCGCAAGGAGAAGGCGGTCCGCAAGCTCGATGCCATGCAGGCCAACCTGGCCCGCCTGACCGACCTCACCACCGAGCTGCGCCGTCAGCTCAAGCCGCTGGGCCGGCAGGCCGAGATGGCGCGCCGCGCGCAGACCATCCAGGCCGATCTGCGCGACGCGCGGCTGCGCCTGGCCGCCGACGACCTGGTGACACGGCAGGCCGAGTTCGACGACACCAACCAGACCGAGACGGCGCTGCGGCGCGAGCACGGAGAAGTGGCCGAGCGCCTCGAGGCCGCCTCGGCGGAGCTGGCCGGCCACGAAGCCGCGGTATCGGGCCTGTCCGGACGGGCCGAGGCCGCGCAGCAGACCTGGTTCCGGTTGTCCGCGTTGGCCGAACGGGTCAGCGCCACCGTCCGCATCGCCACCGAGCGCACCAATCTGCTCGACGCCGATCCGGAGGTGTCGACCGGGCCGGACCCGGACGCGCTCGACGCCGAGGCCGACGCCGTCGCCGAGCACGAGGAACAACTGCTCGCCGAACTCGCCGAATCCCGGACCCGGCTGGAAGCCGCCCGCGGCGCGCTGGCCGAATGCGAACGTGCCGCGGCCGACGCCGAACGCGCCCAGATGGCAGCGGCCCGCGCCGAGGCGGACCGGCGCGAAGGGCTCGCGCGGTTGTCGGGACAGGTCGACACGATGCGCACCCGTATCGAATCGATCGACGAGGGCGCGGTCCGGCTGACCGGCAGCATCGAGGAGGCGGCCGCCCGGGTCGAGCACGCGAAAGCCGAGTTCGAACTGGTGCAGAGCAAGGTCGGCGAGCTCGATGCCGGCGAGTACGGGCTGGACGAACACCACGACCGCACCATCAACGCCATGCTGCAGGCCGACGGACGCGTCGACGAACTGCAGGCCGCCGAGCGCGCCGCGGAGAAGCAGGTGGCCTCGCTGCGCGCACGTATCGACGCCTTGTCGGTGACCCTGGACCTCAAAGACGGCTCGGCGTGGCTGCAGGAAAATCATGACGGCGCAGGGCTTTTCGGTTCGGTCGCCGAGCTGGTGCGGGTGCAGCCGGGCCATGAGACGGCCATCGCGGCGGTGCTGGGCGCCGCCGCCGACGCGCTCGCGGCCGAGAGTTTCGATGCCGCCCGGGCCGCGGTCGACGCGCTCAAGAAGGGCGACGGTGGCCGCGCCGCCATCGTGCTGGGTGACTGGCCCGGCGAAACCGCTTCGCCGCGTGGGGATTTGCCCTCCGGGGCACTGTCGGCGCTGGACCTGGTCGAGGTGCCGTCCCGGTTGGCGGGAGCGATGCACGCCATGCTCGGCCGGGTCGTTGTGGTCGACGACCTGCCGGCGGCGCTGGAGCTGGTGGCTGCGCGCCCGGAGCTGCGGGCCGTCACTGCCGACGGTGACCTGGTCGGCGCCGGGTGGGTCAGCGGCGGGTCGGACCGTAAGCCGAGCGCCCTCGAGATCACCGCAGAGATCGACAAGGCCCGCGCCGCGCTGGTCGAGGCCGATCGCCAGACCGGTGAATACGGTGCCGCGCTGTCCGGTGCCCTCGCCGAACAGAAGGCGCGTCGTGACGCCGTCGAACACGCGCTGGCCGCGCTGCACGAGTCCGACGCCGCGATCTCGGCGATCTATGAGCAGCTGGCCCGGCTCGGGCACGAGGCCCGGACCGCTGAGGCCGAGTGGCAGCAGCTGATCCGGCAGCGCGACGAGCTGGAAGCCGGCCGCAGCCGTACCCTGGCCGAGCTGGCGGAGCTGGAAGACCGGTTCCACAACGCGCAGCAGGAGCCGATGTTCGACGTCGAGTTCGTCGACCGGTCCGAGGCGACTGCGGCCGCCGAAGAGGCGCGCGCGATCGAGGTCGAGGCCCGGCTGGCAGTGCGTACCGCTGAGGAGCGCGCGAATGCCGTTCGCGGACGGGCGGATTCGCTGCGCCGCGCCGCGGCGGCCGAGCGTGAGGCCCGGGTGCGGGCGGCGCGCGCCCGCGAAGCGCGCGAGAACGCGGCGAAGGTCGCGGCCGCGGTCGCGGACTCCGGGCGGCTGGTGGCCGAAAAGCTGGCTGCCACAGTGACTCTGGCGGCGCGCAGACGCGACGCGCTCGCCACCGAGCGCGCTCAGCGCTCCGAGGGATTGACGCGGGTCAGGGCAGAAGTGTCCGAACTCAGCGCCCGCGCGGCTGCGCTGACCGAGGCGCTGCACCGTGACGAGGTCGCGAAAGCCCAAGCGGCCCTTCGTATCGAGCAACTCGAGCAGCAGGCGCTGGAACAGTTCGGCATGGCGGTCGCCGACCTGGTCGCCGAGTACGGACCGGACGTGCCGCTGCCGCCGACCGAACTCGAGATGGCCGAGTACGAGCAGGCCAAGGAACGTGGCGAGCAGGTCAGCGCGCCCACGCCGATGGCCTTCGACCGGCCCACCCAGGAGCGCCGCGCGAAGAAGGCCGAGAAGGAACTCGCCGAGCTCGGCCGGGTGAATCCCTTGGCGCTGGAGGAGTTCGCCGCGCTCGAGGAGCGCTACAACTTCCTGTCCACTCAGCTGGAGGACGTCAAGGGCGCCCGCAAGGACCTGATGGACGTCATCGCCGACGTCGATGAGCGCATCCTGCGGGTGTTCACCGAGGCGTACGCCGATGTGGAGGCCGAGTTCAGCCAGGTGTTCCAAACGCTGTTCCCCGGCGGCGAGGGCCGGCTGCTGCTGACCAATCCCAGCGACATGCTCACCACCGGCATCGAGGTCGAGGCGCGGCCGCCGGGCAAGAAGGTCAAGCGGTTGTCGCTGCTGTCGGGCGGTGAGAAGTCGCTGACCGCGGTGGCGATGCTGGTGGCGATCTTCCGGGCGCGGCCGTCGCCCTTCTATGTCATGGACGAGGTCGAGGCCGCGCTGGACGACGTGAACCTGCGCCGTCTGATCAGTTTGTTCGAGCAGCTGCGGGAAAAGTCGCAGCTGATCGTCATCACGCACCAGAAGCCGACCATGGAGGTCGCCGACGCGCTCTACGGCGTCACCATGCAGGGCGACGGCATCACCCAGGTGATCTCGCAGCGCATGCGTGGCCAGGAGTTGGTCTCCAGCCAGTCGTAG
- a CDS encoding acylphosphatase, whose translation MTAEGPIVGSADVVRLSAWVHGQVQGVGFRWWTRARALELGLTGYASNKPDGRVHVVAQGPRADCERLLELLRSGTTPGTVTTVVDDWAAAGDPIEGFSER comes from the coding sequence GTGACCGCTGAAGGCCCGATTGTCGGCTCCGCCGACGTGGTCCGGCTGTCGGCCTGGGTGCACGGCCAGGTACAGGGCGTCGGGTTCCGGTGGTGGACCCGGGCCAGGGCGCTGGAGCTGGGCCTCACGGGCTACGCCAGCAACAAGCCGGACGGCCGGGTGCACGTCGTCGCGCAGGGGCCGCGCGCCGATTGCGAGCGGCTGCTGGAGCTCCTGCGCAGCGGCACGACCCCGGGCACGGTCACGACAGTCGTCGACGACTGGGCCGCCGCGGGCGACCCGATCGAGGGATTTTCTGAGCGTTAG
- a CDS encoding OsmC family protein: MTELWVERTGVRRYTGHSSRGAEVLVGSEDVEGVFTPGELLKIALAACSGMSSDAPLRTRLGDDYQTTIRVSGPPDRENEVYPLLQESMELDLSSLSEDEIKRLKIVVERAIDKVCTVGRTLKAGTEVTFEFAE, translated from the coding sequence ATGACGGAACTGTGGGTCGAACGCACCGGGGTGCGCCGCTACACCGGGCACAGCTCGCGAGGAGCCGAGGTCCTCGTCGGGTCCGAGGACGTCGAGGGCGTCTTCACCCCGGGGGAATTGCTCAAGATCGCGTTGGCGGCGTGCAGCGGGATGAGCAGCGATGCGCCGTTGCGGACCCGCCTCGGCGACGACTACCAGACCACCATCCGGGTGTCGGGGCCGCCGGACCGGGAGAACGAGGTCTACCCGCTGTTGCAGGAGTCCATGGAGTTGGATCTCTCGAGCCTGTCGGAAGACGAGATCAAGCGGCTCAAGATCGTCGTCGAGCGGGCCATCGACAAGGTCTGCACGGTCGGCCGCACGCTCAAGGCGGGCACCGAGGTCACCTTCGAGTTTGCCGAGTGA
- the coaD gene encoding pantetheine-phosphate adenylyltransferase, protein MSGAVCPGSFDPITLGHLDVFERAAAQFDEVVVAVLVNPNKKGMFTAEERIAMIAEATSHLPNLRAEAGSGLVVDFARSRGLTAIVKGLRTGTDFEYELQMAQMNRHVAGVDTFFVATKPQFSFVSSSLAKEVAALGGDVTDLLPPVVNKRLQAKLAG, encoded by the coding sequence ATGAGTGGTGCGGTCTGCCCGGGATCCTTCGATCCGATAACCCTTGGTCACCTCGATGTCTTCGAGCGGGCGGCGGCCCAGTTCGACGAGGTGGTCGTGGCGGTGCTGGTGAACCCCAACAAGAAGGGCATGTTCACCGCGGAGGAACGCATCGCGATGATCGCCGAGGCGACGTCGCATCTGCCGAACCTGCGCGCCGAGGCCGGGTCGGGTCTCGTCGTCGACTTCGCCCGGTCGCGCGGGCTGACGGCCATCGTCAAGGGCCTGCGCACCGGCACCGACTTCGAGTACGAGCTGCAGATGGCTCAGATGAACCGGCACGTCGCCGGCGTCGACACGTTCTTCGTCGCGACCAAGCCGCAGTTCTCGTTCGTGTCGTCGTCGTTGGCCAAGGAGGTGGCGGCCCTCGGGGGTGACGTCACCGACCTGCTGCCGCCGGTGGTGAACAAGCGGCTGCAGGCCAAGCTGGCCGGCTGA
- a CDS encoding YceD family protein, producing the protein MPGPSPLTIDIARLGRRPGSMITHVETVPSPERIGLDLMAIAPGAPIELDLLLQSVSEGVLVTGSVSAPTTGECSRCLNPMSGHVTVDLTELFAYPDSATEATTEEDEVGHVVDDAVDLEQSIIDEVGLSLPFSPLCTPDCPGLCPDCGVRLLDAEPDHHHDKIDPRWAKLSALLPETSDADGASSEGGS; encoded by the coding sequence ATGCCTGGCCCGAGTCCGCTGACCATTGACATTGCCCGATTGGGCCGCCGGCCCGGGTCGATGATCACGCACGTCGAAACCGTGCCCAGTCCCGAGCGGATCGGCCTGGATCTGATGGCGATCGCGCCCGGGGCGCCCATCGAACTCGACCTGCTACTGCAGTCGGTGTCGGAGGGCGTGCTGGTGACGGGGTCGGTGTCCGCGCCGACCACCGGCGAGTGTTCGCGGTGCCTCAACCCGATGTCCGGGCACGTCACCGTCGACCTCACCGAGCTGTTCGCGTATCCCGACAGCGCGACCGAGGCCACCACCGAGGAAGACGAGGTCGGCCACGTCGTCGACGACGCCGTCGATCTCGAACAGTCGATCATCGACGAGGTCGGGCTGTCGCTGCCGTTCTCGCCGCTGTGCACGCCGGACTGCCCGGGGCTGTGCCCGGATTGTGGTGTGCGCCTGCTCGATGCCGAACCGGACCATCACCACGACAAGATCGACCCGCGATGGGCGAAGTTGTCGGCGCTGCTGCCCGAGACCTCCGACGCCGACGGGGCTTCGTCGGAGGGCGGTTCGTGA
- the rsmD gene encoding 16S rRNA (guanine(966)-N(2))-methyltransferase RsmD has protein sequence MTRIIGGRHGGRRISVPAKGTRPTTDRVRESLFNVLAARVDFDGARVLDLYAGSGALGLEALSRGAASALFVEADRRAAAVISRNIAELGVDGAVVRCGTASSVAATSAPRPVDLVFADPPYDVPAADVEAVVGQLVSGGWLADGAIAVIERPASGPALVWPAGWTVLKERRYGDTRLEMAEWTPLTSRD, from the coding sequence CTGACCCGGATCATCGGCGGCCGCCACGGCGGCCGCCGGATCTCGGTGCCCGCCAAAGGGACTCGGCCGACGACGGATCGGGTCCGCGAGTCGCTGTTCAACGTGCTGGCGGCCCGGGTGGACTTCGACGGGGCCCGGGTACTCGATCTGTACGCCGGGTCAGGTGCGCTCGGGCTGGAGGCGCTGTCACGCGGTGCGGCGTCGGCCCTGTTCGTGGAGGCCGACCGGCGCGCCGCGGCGGTGATCTCGCGGAACATCGCCGAGCTCGGGGTCGACGGCGCCGTCGTCCGTTGCGGTACGGCATCCAGTGTGGCGGCGACGTCGGCGCCGCGGCCGGTGGACCTGGTGTTCGCGGACCCGCCCTACGACGTGCCGGCCGCGGACGTGGAAGCCGTTGTCGGGCAACTCGTTTCGGGTGGCTGGCTGGCCGATGGCGCCATCGCGGTGATCGAGCGCCCGGCGTCCGGTCCGGCGCTCGTCTGGCCGGCCGGCTGGACCGTGCTGAAGGAGCGGCGGTACGGCGACACCCGACTCGAAATGGCGGAGTGGACTCCTCTGACCAGTCGGGACTGA